In Curtobacterium sp. TC1, the following proteins share a genomic window:
- a CDS encoding M60 family metallopeptidase → MRCSVVIPAVIVAATLVLGGGTVSRADADQAEPPLATSIEHSADGSETRVLVHGIGSAQAAASAERRRFAHSDLQPAGRFVESGDTLSVTVPHGAPEMEVAIGLIGVYAGHNDGRDVGYQRIPLVEGVNAVPAPHDGMVSMVSTAPDGEATAIISGGEPVPTYVRGQSSAESFTEDLDRFFDAPFVEVVADRVFGDFQKTNTGPLIAADDLAARTANWDRVVELTNATYGLDDAAVGTSHKHPHRIHIVSPDTGNGSYANASVGRILFQTGSGAAADLFRTPLQSQWALWHEIGHTYESPITTFPGTGETITNLSALAVQDGLGFGSRWDESTSAFERYFASDDRDWLSATDRVRLLAWEQLRRAFGDAFLPRYFAALRGESTITNPHGLTVDDKHALVVTVAARVANRDLAPFYDALGFPMSDATRATIAEFPALERRIWDNVDSKDRIIEYLIPGYDPPVGTVGGSLPAVAVGERVVTAPEVTGLGTASGRGTAVAVDAVAVADAAGQGEGSLVVRLRAGDGTEDAIVVRTDAVGGDSVVARGQANRVIGALWLDRAAGELGWRSVTSYSAHTSWSGTAYLDIQLLEPDGTPVAHGTVRGEQTGRELVDVLDGRPYRDGQVLLVTHAQAALLAVYNDDDAIAVGGAPQAYRIVDGHLVPMAREDIPGWQVIRGAEGEQVVLERGADVAVEGRLSVHAQITAITSTITMEAPAGTTFAPGQTTLAGSYRKPGEVWRSSGNLELRNGTAGAGGRTMTYSLRTAGGFSMPPGSLLRWEPIVRVATDAPAGDSVLRLSAEGNAH, encoded by the coding sequence GTGCGCTGTTCTGTCGTGATCCCTGCCGTCATCGTCGCCGCTACCCTCGTGCTCGGGGGCGGCACCGTGTCCCGGGCCGATGCGGACCAGGCCGAGCCCCCGCTCGCGACGTCGATCGAGCACTCCGCCGACGGCAGCGAGACCCGCGTCCTCGTGCACGGCATCGGTTCCGCCCAGGCAGCGGCCTCGGCGGAGCGGCGACGGTTCGCGCACAGCGACCTGCAGCCCGCCGGCAGGTTCGTGGAGTCTGGTGACACGCTGTCCGTGACCGTGCCGCACGGTGCTCCGGAGATGGAGGTCGCGATCGGCCTGATCGGTGTGTACGCGGGCCACAACGACGGCCGCGACGTCGGGTACCAGCGGATCCCCCTCGTCGAGGGCGTGAACGCGGTTCCGGCACCGCACGACGGCATGGTCTCGATGGTGAGCACCGCGCCCGACGGGGAGGCGACGGCGATCATCAGCGGCGGCGAACCCGTCCCGACGTACGTGCGCGGGCAGAGCTCCGCTGAGTCCTTCACCGAGGACCTCGATCGCTTCTTCGACGCACCCTTCGTCGAAGTGGTCGCGGACCGGGTGTTCGGTGACTTCCAGAAGACGAACACCGGGCCCCTGATCGCAGCCGATGACCTCGCCGCCCGGACTGCGAACTGGGACCGGGTCGTCGAGCTCACCAACGCGACCTACGGGTTGGACGACGCCGCCGTCGGCACCTCGCACAAGCACCCGCACCGGATCCACATCGTGTCGCCGGACACCGGCAACGGGTCCTACGCGAATGCGAGCGTGGGGCGGATCCTGTTCCAGACCGGGTCCGGCGCCGCGGCCGACCTCTTCCGCACGCCCCTGCAGTCGCAGTGGGCACTCTGGCACGAGATCGGCCACACGTACGAGTCGCCGATCACCACGTTCCCCGGCACCGGCGAGACCATCACGAACCTCTCGGCGCTCGCCGTGCAGGACGGCCTCGGCTTCGGGAGCCGGTGGGACGAGAGCACCTCGGCGTTCGAGCGCTACTTCGCATCCGACGACCGTGACTGGCTGTCCGCCACCGACCGCGTCCGACTGCTGGCATGGGAGCAGCTCCGCCGGGCGTTCGGCGACGCGTTCCTCCCGCGGTACTTCGCGGCGCTGCGGGGCGAGTCCACGATCACGAACCCGCACGGGCTGACCGTCGACGACAAGCACGCACTCGTCGTCACCGTCGCGGCACGTGTCGCCAACCGGGACCTCGCGCCGTTCTACGACGCGTTGGGCTTCCCGATGTCCGACGCCACCCGTGCGACCATCGCGGAGTTCCCCGCGCTGGAGCGCCGGATCTGGGACAACGTCGACTCGAAGGACCGGATCATCGAGTACCTCATCCCCGGGTACGACCCGCCGGTCGGGACCGTCGGTGGGTCGCTTCCCGCAGTGGCCGTCGGCGAGCGCGTCGTCACGGCGCCCGAGGTGACCGGGCTCGGGACCGCCAGCGGGCGGGGCACTGCGGTGGCGGTCGACGCGGTGGCCGTTGCCGATGCGGCGGGTCAGGGCGAGGGGTCCCTCGTCGTCCGCCTGCGCGCCGGTGACGGTACCGAGGACGCGATCGTGGTCCGGACCGACGCGGTCGGTGGCGACTCCGTGGTCGCCCGCGGGCAGGCGAACCGCGTCATCGGGGCGCTCTGGCTCGACCGTGCAGCAGGGGAACTCGGGTGGAGATCGGTCACGTCGTACTCGGCCCACACGTCGTGGTCCGGGACCGCGTACCTGGACATCCAGTTGCTCGAGCCGGACGGCACCCCCGTCGCGCACGGCACGGTCCGGGGTGAGCAGACCGGTCGAGAGCTCGTGGACGTCCTCGACGGGCGGCCCTACCGGGACGGGCAGGTGCTCCTCGTCACGCACGCCCAGGCGGCACTGCTCGCCGTGTACAACGACGACGACGCGATCGCCGTCGGGGGTGCGCCCCAGGCCTACCGGATCGTCGACGGTCACCTGGTGCCGATGGCGCGTGAGGACATCCCCGGGTGGCAGGTCATCCGCGGTGCCGAGGGCGAGCAAGTGGTCCTCGAGCGTGGCGCGGACGTCGCGGTCGAAGGACGGTTGTCCGTGCACGCGCAGATCACCGCCATCACGTCGACGATCACGATGGAGGCCCCCGCCGGCACGACGTTCGCTCCGGGGCAGACCACGCTCGCCGGCTCGTACCGGAAGCCGGGCGAGGTCTGGCG